Proteins from a genomic interval of Clostridium sp. 'deep sea':
- a CDS encoding glutamate mutase L encodes MSSFLITDVGSTTTKAILIEKKGDGYRLVSRAESPTTVEEPFEDVTIGVKSAIAKLGKIIDRDIKSNSDPKVTAEGIEYYTSSSAGGGLQVLVIGLYSKVTGASASRAALGAGAILLDVISADDERPIYEIIESVRNSRPDMILLTGGIDGGSVEFALEFADIINASNPKPRFGKDIKLPVIFAGNKDATDLVKDTLADDFDLHIVPNLRPTLSTENLAPARDEIHELFLSHVMQQAPGYSKLSAATSAKILPTPKAVGAIMTILAERQNLNILGMDIGGATTDVFSVLNNEFYRTVSANMGMSYSIGNVLENAGISNVKRWLPFVISDEELSDMIATKMLYPTTLPVSLKELMVEQAVAREALRISINHHEQLITALPEEQSVMDNFFKSQEARIASTKEDKSLLNMNSVGLVIGSGGVLSHAPRRVQAALMIMDSSELKGVTNLAVDSIFMMPHLGVLSQHYPDIALNVLIKDCFIPLGTVVTGYGESEKHEMALQISGTIGSKKVKDTINAGELKFYELGENELAKLNLVPAKSIDIGEGTGKSKSINVAGGKAGFIVDMRKAVVNHEVTISDISKWLIDSGSFTQQEIELVRRGN; translated from the coding sequence ATGTCGTCATTTTTAATCACTGATGTTGGCAGTACAACTACTAAAGCTATTTTAATAGAAAAAAAAGGTGATGGATACCGCTTAGTAAGTAGAGCTGAGTCACCAACAACAGTTGAAGAGCCTTTTGAAGATGTTACCATTGGCGTGAAAAGCGCTATTGCAAAATTAGGAAAAATTATAGATAGAGATATTAAATCCAATAGTGACCCTAAAGTAACAGCAGAAGGAATAGAGTATTATACCTCAAGCAGTGCAGGGGGAGGATTACAGGTGCTAGTTATTGGCTTATACAGTAAGGTTACTGGTGCTAGCGCAAGTAGAGCTGCCCTTGGTGCTGGAGCTATTTTATTAGATGTAATTTCAGCCGATGATGAAAGACCTATTTATGAAATTATCGAATCTGTTCGTAATAGTAGACCAGATATGATATTACTAACAGGTGGAATAGATGGAGGAAGTGTTGAGTTTGCCCTAGAGTTTGCAGACATAATCAATGCCTCTAATCCTAAACCTCGTTTTGGTAAAGATATAAAGCTGCCAGTAATTTTTGCTGGTAATAAAGATGCTACCGATTTAGTAAAAGATACATTAGCAGATGATTTTGACTTGCATATTGTTCCTAATTTAAGGCCAACCCTAAGTACAGAAAATTTAGCCCCAGCCAGAGATGAAATACATGAGTTGTTTTTAAGTCATGTAATGCAACAAGCACCCGGATACAGTAAATTAAGTGCTGCAACGTCGGCTAAAATTTTACCAACGCCTAAAGCAGTGGGTGCCATAATGACTATTTTAGCAGAGCGTCAAAATTTAAATATTTTAGGTATGGATATAGGTGGAGCAACAACAGATGTTTTCTCTGTGTTAAACAATGAGTTCTACCGTACTGTAAGTGCCAATATGGGTATGTCTTATAGTATTGGCAATGTGTTAGAGAATGCTGGAATAAGTAATGTAAAGCGGTGGTTACCATTTGTAATTAGCGATGAAGAGCTTAGCGATATGATAGCTACAAAAATGTTATACCCTACAACGCTACCAGTATCATTAAAAGAATTAATGGTAGAACAGGCTGTGGCACGTGAGGCATTGAGAATATCTATTAATCACCATGAGCAGCTAATAACTGCTTTGCCAGAAGAACAGTCAGTAATGGATAATTTCTTTAAATCTCAAGAGGCTCGCATAGCAAGTACCAAAGAAGATAAAAGCCTACTTAACATGAATAGTGTTGGTTTAGTAATAGGTAGTGGTGGAGTGTTATCTCATGCCCCTCGTAGAGTTCAAGCTGCCTTAATGATAATGGATTCAAGTGAGTTAAAAGGTGTAACTAATCTTGCAGTAGATAGTATATTTATGATGCCTCATTTAGGGGTGTTATCGCAACACTACCCAGATATTGCTTTAAACGTTTTAATTAAAGACTGCTTTATTCCTTTAGGCACAGTTGTTACTGGTTATGGTGAAAGCGAAAAACATGAAATGGCATTACAGATTAGTGGAACTATAGGTTCAAAAAAAGTAAAGGACACTATAAATGCTGGTGAGCTTAAATTTTATGAATTAGGTGAAAATGAACTAGCTAAGCTTAATTTAGTGCCAGCTAAGTCTATAGATATAGGTGAAGGAACAGGTAAGAGTAAATCAATAAATGTTGCTGGAGGAAAAGCTGGCTTTATTGTTGATATGCGAAAAGCAGTTGTAAACCATGAAGTAACCATTAGTGATATTAGCAAGTGGTTAATAGATAGTGGTTCATTTACTCAGCAAGAAATAGAATTGGTTAGGAGGGGTAATTAA
- a CDS encoding cyclodeaminase/cyclohydrolase family protein: protein MTTKLVNLTVKGFCEELASSSPAPGGGSASAVAGALGAALASMVGNLTVGKKKYAEVELDMKVLREKANLLKDRYLQLIDEDTEAFNEVMAAFKMPKATQEEKSVRRKAIQEGTKKATATPFEMAKISVDVLKLCKEAALKGNKNALSDAGVGAGMAEAAFRGAVYNVKINLGSLKDEEFVAKMENDLTNLKTEVSELSQQIYKAMDESL, encoded by the coding sequence ATGACAACTAAATTAGTAAACTTAACAGTAAAAGGTTTTTGTGAGGAGTTAGCCTCATCATCTCCAGCTCCGGGTGGTGGAAGTGCCTCTGCAGTGGCTGGTGCTTTAGGTGCAGCATTAGCATCAATGGTAGGCAATTTAACAGTAGGCAAAAAGAAGTATGCCGAAGTAGAGCTAGATATGAAGGTTTTAAGAGAAAAAGCAAACTTATTAAAAGACCGTTATTTACAACTTATTGATGAAGATACCGAGGCCTTTAATGAAGTTATGGCTGCATTTAAAATGCCCAAAGCAACACAAGAGGAAAAATCAGTCCGCCGAAAGGCGATTCAAGAGGGCACTAAAAAAGCAACTGCTACACCCTTTGAAATGGCTAAAATAAGTGTTGACGTCCTAAAGTTATGTAAAGAAGCTGCCTTAAAAGGCAATAAAAATGCCCTAAGCGATGCTGGTGTTGGTGCAGGAATGGCAGAAGCAGCATTTAGAGGTGCTGTTTATAATGTAAAAATTAACTTAGGTTCATTAAAAGATGAAGAGTTTGTTGCTAAAATGGAGAACGATTTAACTAACTTAAAAACTGAAGTAAGTGAGTTAAGCCAACAAATTTATAAGGCCATGGATGAGTCTTTATAG